A single Phytohabitans houttuyneae DNA region contains:
- a CDS encoding CBS domain-containing protein, whose protein sequence is MTTDVVAVPEDATYRTIVELVAERRISAVPVVDPARKVVGVVSEADLLYKVEFAGAVTHRRIFPTRRRSPREKGEGMIARELMTTPVVTAGTTTSLHAAARLMTEKGVKRLPVVTEDGTLTGIVSRADLLKVHLRTDEELKNDIRHEVLERTLWLEPLVVDVQVDNGVVTMRGHLDRRTLAELAAQLVAAVPGVVAVDDHLTYALDDTDLASSQWHRSHPFSSTGC, encoded by the coding sequence ATGACGACGGACGTCGTGGCGGTCCCCGAGGATGCCACCTACCGCACTATTGTGGAGCTCGTCGCGGAACGCCGCATCAGCGCCGTGCCGGTCGTCGACCCCGCGCGCAAGGTCGTCGGTGTCGTCTCCGAGGCGGACCTGCTCTACAAGGTCGAGTTCGCTGGTGCTGTCACGCATCGACGGATCTTCCCCACCCGCCGCCGCTCACCCCGGGAGAAGGGTGAAGGCATGATCGCGCGCGAGCTGATGACGACACCCGTGGTGACCGCCGGCACGACGACGTCACTGCATGCCGCTGCGCGCCTGATGACCGAGAAGGGCGTTAAGCGGCTCCCGGTGGTCACCGAGGACGGCACGCTCACCGGCATCGTTTCCCGCGCCGACCTGTTGAAGGTGCATCTGCGTACCGACGAGGAACTGAAGAACGACATCAGGCACGAGGTGCTGGAGCGCACCCTGTGGCTGGAGCCACTGGTGGTGGACGTCCAGGTCGACAACGGTGTGGTGACCATGCGCGGACACCTCGACCGGCGGACGCTGGCGGAGCTGGCCGCCCAGCTGGTTGCCGCTGTGCCCGGCGTGGTCGCGGTGGATGATCACCTGACCTACGCCCTGGACGACACCGATCTGGCCAGCTCCCAGTGGCACCGATCGCACCCTTTCAGCAGCACGGGGTGCTAG
- a CDS encoding Hsp20/alpha crystallin family protein, which translates to MVATLDHLLLPLERALRTATGHDIAIEEYTEPDRYVVRAELPGVNPARDLTVSVYDGELKIDVERVDWRHHRGSEFRYGTFSRTVQLPRRADEETLTATYERGVLQVSVKVLPQPPISRCVAVAAADG; encoded by the coding sequence ATGGTTGCCACGCTCGACCACCTGCTGCTGCCGCTGGAACGGGCGCTGCGCACCGCGACCGGTCACGACATCGCCATCGAGGAGTACACCGAACCTGACCGGTACGTGGTCCGGGCGGAGCTGCCGGGCGTAAATCCCGCGCGGGACCTCACCGTCTCTGTCTACGACGGAGAGCTGAAGATCGACGTCGAGCGTGTGGACTGGCGCCACCACCGAGGTTCCGAGTTCCGGTACGGCACGTTCAGCCGTACCGTCCAACTGCCCCGCAGGGCCGACGAGGAGACGCTCACCGCAACGTACGAGCGTGGTGTGCTGCAAGTGTCCGTGAAGGTACTGCCCCAGCCGCCCATCAGCCGCTGTGTCGCCGTCGCCGCCGCTGACGGTTGA
- a CDS encoding universal stress protein, giving the protein MNTRPIIVGYDGSAGAQAALRWALDDGARTGAPVTVMFVFEWLAVAGPISPGPRNWPDRGAREDAQKMVDAAVSGAYQTHPRVAVTGEVVGGSAAIILQERSREARLLVLGSRGHGGFGELLLGSTTVAVSAHAHCPVVVVRGGPELAAGPVVAGVDGSDGALLALEYAFEQAAARGTGLRVIRAWAPPAPKWRPVDYDLAEQAAAERVELDELLASWRSKYPHVEVAVDVVPGPTGRIMVDASRGAQLVVVGSRGRGGFRGLLLGSISQQLLHHADCPVAVVREMPTLAG; this is encoded by the coding sequence ATGAACACAAGACCCATCATCGTCGGGTACGACGGCTCCGCAGGCGCTCAGGCTGCCCTCCGATGGGCGCTGGACGACGGAGCCCGCACCGGCGCGCCCGTCACCGTGATGTTCGTCTTCGAGTGGCTCGCGGTCGCCGGGCCGATCTCGCCCGGACCACGCAACTGGCCCGACCGCGGTGCCCGCGAGGACGCGCAGAAGATGGTCGACGCCGCCGTCTCCGGCGCTTACCAGACTCACCCGCGGGTGGCCGTGACCGGCGAGGTCGTCGGCGGATCCGCCGCGATCATCCTGCAGGAGCGTTCGCGCGAGGCGCGGCTGCTCGTCCTGGGCAGCCGTGGCCACGGCGGGTTCGGGGAGCTTCTGCTCGGCTCTACCACCGTCGCGGTGTCGGCGCACGCGCATTGCCCGGTCGTGGTCGTGCGCGGCGGGCCAGAGCTGGCCGCCGGCCCGGTTGTCGCTGGCGTGGACGGCTCCGACGGCGCACTGCTCGCGCTCGAGTACGCCTTCGAGCAGGCGGCCGCACGCGGCACCGGGCTGCGTGTGATCCGGGCCTGGGCGCCACCTGCGCCCAAGTGGCGGCCGGTCGACTACGACCTGGCGGAGCAGGCCGCCGCCGAGCGGGTGGAGCTCGACGAACTGCTGGCCAGCTGGCGCAGCAAGTACCCACACGTCGAGGTGGCGGTCGACGTCGTGCCCGGACCGACCGGGCGCATCATGGTCGACGCGAGCCGCGGCGCTCAGCTGGTCGTCGTCGGCTCGCGCGGTCGTGGCGGCTTCCGCGGACTGCTGCTCGGCTCGATCAGCCAGCAACTGCTGCACCACGCGGACTGCCCGGTCGCCGTGGTCCGGGAGATGCCGACGCTCGCAGGCTGA
- a CDS encoding three-helix bundle dimerization domain-containing protein, producing MHRTTLPARNRSEHRYAGTHSPQRVGEAIAAVYARFSDARVHTYVPLLAERAVRDLLDAGGSVTPR from the coding sequence GTGCACCGCACGACCCTCCCTGCTCGCAACCGCTCGGAGCACCGATACGCCGGAACCCACAGCCCGCAGCGGGTCGGCGAGGCAATCGCCGCGGTGTACGCGCGGTTCAGTGACGCCAGGGTGCATACCTACGTGCCGCTGCTCGCGGAACGTGCTGTCCGGGACCTGCTGGACGCTGGCGGATCCGTGACTCCACGGTGA
- a CDS encoding Hsp20/alpha crystallin family protein: MSTITRTRVLTPLEWVNNLSLFPFLAPGIRIEEFLEGETYVIRAELPGIDPAKDVTVTCVDGGLRLHVERAAGRKDSTHSEFHYGSFYRSVPLPAGAREDTITAEYADGILTIKLLVGEVEAEGKPIPITVAAAKKK, translated from the coding sequence ATGTCGACGATCACGAGAACCCGTGTACTGACTCCGCTGGAGTGGGTCAACAACCTGTCCCTGTTCCCGTTCCTGGCGCCGGGTATCCGGATCGAGGAGTTCCTCGAGGGCGAGACGTACGTCATCCGGGCCGAGCTGCCTGGCATCGACCCGGCCAAAGACGTCACCGTGACGTGTGTGGACGGCGGGTTGCGGCTGCATGTCGAGCGCGCTGCCGGGCGTAAGGACAGCACTCACTCGGAGTTTCACTACGGGTCGTTCTACCGCAGTGTCCCGTTGCCCGCGGGTGCGCGGGAAGACACCATCACCGCCGAGTACGCCGACGGCATCTTGACGATCAAGTTGCTGGTCGGTGAGGTCGAGGCGGAAGGCAAGCCGATTCCGATCACGGTCGCAGCGGCCAAGAAGAAGTGA
- a CDS encoding universal stress protein, whose translation MILAGLGGRGGWQALAWATDEALSSGADLVLLHACPPDSPLASRAPSPSLAIVELFDPSLARAVGTARARLGGDRVRLRLLPGRPGPLLSTAAARADLVVVGPPARRYPGGYGSTTHHVLAHAPAPVVVVRPITAGRDAPLLGHVVVGVDEHDDPGPALEFAFERAADHRCVLAAVHVTSRQREDFWFDETTLSTHFSVEPVALELLGRAVEPWMRRYPQVPVKCAVYGGRPLPGLLRAAHGSRLLVVGDRGRGQLGPAGRALFGSVAHGVVDGANGPVAVVRASAGALPAAAVGSRPEGARL comes from the coding sequence ATGATCTTGGCTGGCCTCGGCGGCCGCGGCGGCTGGCAGGCCTTGGCCTGGGCGACCGACGAGGCGCTCAGCAGCGGCGCCGACCTGGTTCTGCTACACGCATGCCCACCCGACTCTCCGCTGGCCAGCCGGGCACCGTCACCTTCGCTCGCGATTGTCGAGCTGTTTGACCCATCTCTGGCCCGCGCTGTCGGCACCGCACGTGCCCGACTCGGCGGTGATCGCGTGCGGCTGCGCCTGCTGCCCGGCCGGCCCGGCCCCCTGCTGTCCACGGCGGCCGCCCGCGCCGACCTGGTGGTCGTAGGCCCACCGGCACGGCGGTATCCGGGCGGGTACGGCAGTACGACGCATCACGTGCTGGCCCACGCCCCTGCTCCGGTGGTCGTGGTGCGCCCGATCACCGCCGGTCGCGACGCTCCGCTGCTGGGCCACGTGGTGGTCGGCGTGGACGAGCACGACGACCCCGGGCCGGCGCTGGAGTTCGCGTTCGAACGGGCCGCCGACCACCGGTGCGTCCTGGCCGCCGTCCACGTCACCTCCCGTCAGCGTGAGGACTTCTGGTTCGACGAGACCACCCTGTCCACACATTTCTCTGTCGAGCCGGTCGCGCTCGAGCTGCTGGGGCGTGCGGTCGAGCCGTGGATGCGCCGGTACCCGCAGGTGCCGGTGAAGTGCGCCGTCTACGGCGGCCGCCCGCTGCCAGGACTGCTGCGCGCCGCGCACGGTAGCCGTCTGCTCGTGGTCGGCGACCGTGGCCGGGGCCAGCTCGGCCCGGCGGGACGGGCGTTGTTCGGCAGCGTCGCGCACGGCGTGGTAGACGGGGCGAACGGGCCGGTCGCGGTCGTGCGGGCATCGGCCGGGGCCTTGCCGGCAGCGGCCGTCGGGTCGCGACCGGAAGGAGCCCGTTTATGA
- a CDS encoding universal stress protein → MTAEPLGPVVVGVDGSCSALQAVDLAAEEAAARLTPLVVVHVETGPGDSQEVLDIAAARALAEHPGLAVSTTAVVGDPARALLARSSDAYLLVLGHRRDARFPALPAGPVTTRVVHEARCPVMVHRPVDPQRALPSPRPVLVGVDDYPRAEPGIAFAFEQAALRGASVIALHVRAWRTPEAAEMLHEAVSAWAGKYPDVPVQLSVQYGQLAVPALAEASMDAQLVVVGSSRHGGTGPFARGLVTHAMVDLAGCPVAAVPLP, encoded by the coding sequence ATGACAGCGGAGCCCCTCGGTCCGGTTGTCGTCGGCGTGGATGGGTCGTGCAGCGCGCTGCAGGCGGTGGACTTGGCCGCCGAAGAGGCTGCCGCCCGACTCACACCGCTGGTCGTCGTCCATGTCGAGACCGGGCCGGGCGACAGCCAGGAAGTCCTGGACATCGCCGCCGCCCGGGCCCTCGCGGAACATCCGGGCCTGGCAGTCAGCACAACCGCGGTCGTCGGCGATCCGGCCCGTGCCCTCCTCGCGCGCTCGTCGGATGCCTACCTTCTGGTGCTGGGCCATCGCCGCGACGCGCGCTTTCCCGCCCTGCCGGCGGGCCCGGTGACCACACGCGTGGTCCACGAGGCGAGGTGCCCGGTAATGGTGCACCGGCCGGTCGACCCGCAGCGCGCGTTGCCCAGTCCGAGACCGGTGCTGGTCGGGGTCGACGACTACCCGCGCGCGGAGCCCGGCATCGCGTTCGCCTTCGAGCAAGCCGCCCTTCGCGGTGCGTCGGTGATCGCCCTGCACGTGCGTGCCTGGCGGACGCCGGAGGCGGCCGAAATGCTTCACGAAGCGGTGTCCGCCTGGGCGGGCAAGTACCCGGACGTGCCGGTCCAGCTGAGCGTCCAGTACGGCCAGCTCGCGGTACCGGCCCTCGCGGAGGCGTCGATGGACGCCCAGCTCGTCGTTGTCGGTTCGTCACGGCACGGCGGGACAGGGCCGTTCGCCCGCGGCCTGGTGACGCACGCGATGGTAGATCTCGCCGGCTGCCCCGTGGCGGCGGTGCCGCTGCCGTAG
- a CDS encoding universal stress protein yields MPTQQPIVVGYDGSDGADAALRWALDDAARTNTAVVLVYAFEWRTVAGQIGLMPTAWPDDSAREEAHKLIAAALARAGKLRPEVTVSGTVVDGTAAGVLVDLSYQASLTVLGARGRSAFADLLVGSASVAVSAHAHCPVVVVRGEPATRGPVVVGFDGSDCAQLAVEFAFAQAALRGSELRLVHAWARPAPYWQLPEGDVREGLRAEQTELEQVLLGWRGSYPQVSSSVHVVTAPPSPALVDASDGAQLVVVGSRGQGGFRGLLLGSVSQQLLHYAHCPVAVVRERPARM; encoded by the coding sequence ATGCCTACCCAGCAGCCCATTGTCGTCGGCTATGACGGCTCCGACGGTGCCGACGCCGCCCTGCGCTGGGCTCTTGATGACGCCGCCCGCACTAACACTGCTGTCGTGCTGGTGTACGCGTTCGAATGGCGCACAGTGGCCGGGCAGATCGGGCTAATGCCAACAGCCTGGCCCGACGACAGCGCGCGGGAGGAAGCCCACAAGTTGATCGCGGCGGCACTGGCGCGGGCCGGCAAGCTGCGGCCTGAGGTCACCGTCTCCGGCACGGTCGTGGACGGTACCGCCGCCGGCGTTCTGGTGGACCTGTCGTATCAGGCCAGCCTCACGGTTTTAGGCGCCCGGGGACGGAGCGCCTTCGCGGATCTGCTGGTCGGCTCGGCAAGCGTGGCGGTGTCCGCGCACGCGCATTGCCCGGTGGTCGTCGTCCGAGGGGAGCCGGCCACCCGTGGCCCGGTCGTCGTGGGTTTCGACGGCTCCGACTGTGCCCAGCTGGCCGTCGAGTTTGCCTTCGCGCAGGCGGCCCTGCGAGGCTCGGAACTGCGTCTGGTTCACGCCTGGGCGCGGCCTGCGCCGTACTGGCAGCTGCCAGAGGGCGATGTGCGGGAGGGGTTGCGTGCCGAGCAGACGGAGCTCGAGCAGGTCCTTCTCGGCTGGCGGGGCAGCTACCCTCAGGTGTCGTCGAGCGTGCACGTCGTCACGGCGCCGCCATCACCCGCACTGGTCGACGCGAGCGACGGTGCGCAGCTGGTCGTGGTCGGCTCGCGGGGGCAAGGCGGTTTTCGTGGGTTGCTGTTGGGATCGGTGAGCCAGCAGTTGCTGCATTACGCGCACTGCCCGGTCGCCGTGGTCCGGGAGCGCCCCGCCCGAATGTGA
- a CDS encoding Crp/Fnr family transcriptional regulator, whose protein sequence is MTSTRALLADHPFLDGLAPSSLDRLAAWAHPVYRNRGHRLFTAGRPAERFWLIRSGRVALDLQTLGRGDVVIETLEPGAVLGWSWLFPPRQWQFGAVVAEPIRAVELNAAGVRHLMADDPGLGYELTRRFMAVMLDRLQAARTRLLDLYGYAAPPSTP, encoded by the coding sequence ATGACCAGCACCCGCGCTTTGCTTGCGGACCATCCGTTCCTCGACGGCCTCGCACCGTCCTCACTGGATCGCCTCGCCGCCTGGGCTCACCCCGTCTACCGCAACCGCGGCCACCGGCTCTTCACCGCGGGACGGCCGGCGGAGCGCTTCTGGCTGATCCGCAGCGGCCGGGTCGCGCTGGACCTGCAGACGCTAGGCCGTGGCGACGTGGTCATCGAGACGCTCGAACCCGGTGCCGTCCTGGGCTGGTCATGGCTGTTTCCACCCCGGCAGTGGCAGTTCGGGGCGGTGGTCGCCGAGCCGATCCGGGCCGTTGAGCTCAATGCGGCCGGCGTGCGCCACCTGATGGCCGACGACCCGGGGCTCGGGTACGAGCTGACCCGCCGCTTCATGGCGGTCATGCTGGACCGGCTCCAGGCGGCTCGTACTCGACTGCTGGACCTATACGGCTATGCGGCGCCGCCCAGCACACCATGA
- a CDS encoding universal stress protein, which translates to MRRHGAGRVIVGVDGSLAGLRALRLAVAEAGRRGVALHAVRVWNCDSSWQGGAAGCDGEIGQQAHAEVVAAFGAAMGSMPGDVQVVITPVAGRPSSALVDYACRDNDLLFVGTSQRRWWRRLFRPSTARSCAARACCPVVVVPAESFVRSAASRRQSRAIFRDLSALSG; encoded by the coding sequence ATGCGTCGCCATGGTGCCGGTCGGGTCATCGTCGGCGTCGACGGCTCGCTCGCCGGGCTACGGGCACTGCGTCTCGCGGTCGCCGAGGCCGGTCGCCGGGGCGTCGCGCTGCATGCGGTACGGGTCTGGAACTGTGACTCCTCGTGGCAGGGCGGCGCCGCTGGTTGTGACGGGGAGATCGGCCAGCAGGCGCACGCGGAGGTGGTTGCCGCGTTCGGCGCCGCCATGGGTTCCATGCCAGGCGACGTGCAGGTGGTCATCACGCCGGTCGCTGGGCGGCCGTCGAGCGCACTGGTCGACTATGCCTGCCGCGACAACGACCTGCTCTTCGTCGGCACGTCACAGCGACGGTGGTGGCGACGGTTGTTCCGACCTTCGACCGCCCGGTCCTGTGCCGCTCGTGCCTGCTGCCCGGTCGTCGTTGTTCCGGCCGAATCCTTCGTGCGCAGCGCCGCCAGCCGCAGGCAGTCGCGGGCGATCTTCCGCGACCTCTCGGCGCTGAGCGGCTGA
- a CDS encoding dsRBD fold-containing protein, translating to MAAMKRWNVEILIGEVDCRTYAEAQLYDEIRDDLVGNGQARRRVERPDIPAIGDEIAVARALSDLGHRLLVAAAGDLEDATHEHVSLER from the coding sequence ATGGCCGCGATGAAACGATGGAACGTCGAGATTCTTATCGGCGAGGTCGACTGCCGGACCTACGCCGAGGCGCAGCTTTACGACGAGATCCGCGACGACCTGGTGGGCAACGGTCAGGCACGGCGCCGCGTGGAAAGGCCGGACATCCCCGCTATCGGCGACGAGATCGCGGTCGCCCGAGCGCTGTCCGACCTCGGTCACCGGCTCCTGGTCGCCGCCGCCGGTGACCTGGAGGATGCCACGCACGAGCATGTGAGCCTGGAGCGTTGA
- a CDS encoding sensor histidine kinase: protein MTGRVRSDRVERGRGGVGVAFAGFEPAVPGAARRAAARATRPGRRGGHQPGKAPFPAGRRRHHRQRPGATRRTHPDRRSRLLTDRLPLRRARRHRTRPHTRRVHHPRHLPRPTRQNRRPATRTRPARPTHRRPTTSPPPRHHQAPQLLRLPPHHPPMHSFLGTPIRIRDQIFGNLYLAEKQGAAEFTQDDEEIAVALAAAAGVAIENARLFATAHRRERWLAATAEITNVLLGQVNRTSALQLVARRAREVAEAQLVLVLLADEETGQLTVEVVDGPAPELTRAVVSQADSAFAKAVSGAGYVVVDDLGKAAAWPSSVSTGPALITPLAAADTLHGVLVVAYPGDASTRPEDIPMLRTFAGQAALALERARAQDEREQLLLLEDRERIARDLHDVVIQRLFATGLQLQTAAQLATRPDVAQRISGAVDDLDTTIRDIRTAIFELRTPANAALRTEIRDLVAGAAQSLGFRPELRLSGPVDSAVPDDVRPDLLAVIRETLSNAARHAHATAVQVGVEAGDGRLTVIVFDDGVGLADAEPSGGLVNLHDRAQLHGGEFAAMPGDPAGTRIVWSVPI from the coding sequence GTGACAGGGCGAGTACGATCCGATCGTGTTGAGCGAGGACGAGGAGGCGTGGGCGTCGCCTTCGCTGGGTTTGAGCCCGCTGTCCCGGGTGCGGCTCGACGAGCTGCTGCAAGAGCTACTCGACCGGGTCGGCGAGGTGGTCACCAGCCGGGAAAGGCTCCGTTCCCTGCTGGACGCCGTCGTCACCATCGGCAGCGGCCTGGAGCTACGCGGCGTACTCACCCGGATCGTCGAAGCCGCCTGCTCACTGATCGGCTCCCGCTACGGCGCGCTCGGCGTCATCGGACCCGACCGCACACTCGTCGAGTTCATCACCCACGGCATCTCCCCCGACCTACACGCCAAAATCGGCGACCTGCCACACGGACGCGGCCTGCTCGGCCTACTCATCGAAGACCCACGACCAGTCCGCCTCCCAGACATCACCAAGCACCCCAACTCCTACGGCTTCCCCCACACCACCCACCAATGCACAGCTTCCTCGGCACCCCCATCCGCATCCGCGACCAAATCTTCGGCAACCTCTACCTCGCCGAAAAACAAGGCGCCGCCGAGTTCACCCAGGACGACGAGGAAATCGCCGTCGCCCTCGCCGCCGCCGCCGGCGTCGCGATCGAAAACGCCCGCCTCTTCGCCACCGCACACCGCCGCGAACGCTGGCTCGCCGCCACCGCCGAAATCACCAACGTGCTACTCGGCCAAGTCAACCGCACCAGCGCCCTACAACTCGTCGCCCGCCGCGCCCGCGAAGTCGCCGAAGCCCAACTCGTCCTCGTCCTACTCGCCGACGAAGAAACCGGCCAACTCACCGTCGAAGTCGTCGACGGCCCCGCACCCGAACTGACCCGTGCGGTGGTGTCTCAGGCGGACAGCGCGTTCGCTAAGGCCGTCAGCGGCGCGGGCTACGTCGTCGTCGACGACTTGGGGAAGGCCGCGGCCTGGCCCAGCTCGGTCAGCACCGGTCCGGCGCTGATCACGCCGCTCGCGGCCGCCGACACGCTGCACGGCGTGCTCGTCGTCGCCTACCCCGGCGACGCCTCCACCCGGCCGGAGGACATTCCCATGCTGCGCACCTTCGCCGGGCAGGCCGCACTCGCTCTCGAACGCGCCCGCGCCCAGGACGAACGCGAACAGCTCCTGCTGCTCGAAGACCGCGAACGGATCGCGCGCGACCTGCACGACGTCGTCATCCAACGGCTGTTCGCCACCGGCCTGCAACTGCAGACCGCCGCGCAACTCGCCACCAGACCGGACGTCGCCCAACGCATCAGCGGCGCCGTCGACGACCTCGACACCACCATCCGCGACATCCGCACAGCCATCTTCGAGCTGCGTACCCCGGCGAACGCCGCCCTGCGCACCGAGATCCGCGACCTCGTGGCGGGCGCTGCCCAGTCGCTGGGCTTCCGGCCCGAGCTGCGCCTGTCCGGTCCGGTTGACAGTGCCGTCCCCGACGACGTACGCCCGGACCTGTTGGCGGTGATCCGCGAGACGTTGTCGAACGCTGCCCGGCATGCTCACGCCACCGCGGTCCAGGTCGGCGTCGAGGCGGGAGACGGGCGGCTCACCGTGATCGTCTTCGATGATGGAGTCGGCCTGGCGGACGCCGAGCCCAGCGGCGGCTTGGTCAACCTGCACGATCGGGCCCAGCTGCATGGCGGCGAATTCGCGGCCATGCCCGGAGACCCCGCCGGCACCAGGATCGTGTGGTCTGTGCCGATCTAG
- a CDS encoding Acg family FMN-binding oxidoreductase: MVTGYTASVLDTAVRAAVRAPSMHNSQPWRFRLRDGGIEVRVDRRRPLPAAGHGHLGDWAAHLACGAAVFNMRLVLACAGMPARVRLCPDPDDPDVVARLVPDSPAPASPAEQDLLAAIPHRRSSRLPFFPEPVPGEIRWRLAQAARAEGAWLELVVGATAVGALAQLARSANRVLDRDPRYRAEIAGWTRGGPATDGVPARAGGPVAEPQDLLPQRPFGERPHVPGQDFGAEPLVAVLGSAADSAVDRITVGQALQRVLLTATDARLVASMVSQPIEVPAARERLRTALGRFGIPQMVMRIGYGQPGWPTPRRGPADVIDGRPDAGDAR, encoded by the coding sequence ATCGTCACCGGATACACGGCATCCGTCCTGGACACGGCGGTCCGGGCGGCCGTGCGCGCGCCCTCGATGCACAACAGCCAGCCGTGGCGGTTTCGGCTGCGGGACGGCGGCATCGAGGTGCGGGTCGACCGCCGGCGGCCGTTACCCGCCGCCGGTCACGGCCATCTCGGAGACTGGGCGGCTCATCTCGCCTGTGGCGCCGCGGTCTTCAACATGCGGCTGGTCTTAGCCTGCGCGGGCATGCCGGCGCGGGTTCGGCTCTGTCCGGATCCCGATGATCCGGATGTGGTCGCTCGGCTGGTGCCGGACAGCCCGGCACCAGCCAGCCCGGCAGAACAGGACCTGCTCGCGGCCATCCCGCACCGGCGCAGCAGCCGGCTGCCGTTCTTTCCCGAGCCGGTGCCGGGCGAGATCCGCTGGCGGTTGGCCCAGGCGGCACGCGCCGAAGGCGCCTGGCTGGAGCTCGTCGTCGGCGCCACCGCTGTCGGGGCTCTGGCGCAGCTTGCCCGCAGCGCGAACCGCGTCCTCGATCGCGACCCGAGATACCGGGCCGAGATCGCCGGTTGGACCCGGGGCGGACCGGCCACCGACGGCGTGCCCGCCCGCGCCGGCGGGCCGGTCGCCGAACCGCAGGATCTACTCCCGCAGCGGCCGTTCGGGGAGCGCCCGCACGTCCCGGGACAGGACTTCGGGGCAGAACCTCTCGTGGCTGTCCTCGGGTCCGCCGCGGACAGTGCCGTCGACCGGATCACCGTGGGACAGGCGCTGCAGCGTGTGCTGCTTACCGCCACCGACGCCCGGCTCGTCGCGTCCATGGTGTCCCAACCCATCGAGGTACCAGCCGCCCGCGAGCGGCTGCGCACTGCGTTGGGCCGGTTTGGCATCCCGCAAATGGTGATGCGGATAGGGTACGGCCAGCCGGGCTGGCCAACACCGCGGCGCGGTCCGGCCGACGTAATCGACGGTCGGCCCGATGCCGGCGATGCCCGGTGA
- a CDS encoding Acg family FMN-binding oxidoreductase translates to MTRHIIEPLAEAAQRALRAPSAFNSQPWRWRVGAGTLDLYADRGRQLPVTDPDGRLLTLACGAALHHARVALAAAGHEVEVRRFPEPADVDRVARLRVTGVHNPSAHDIALDEAIPDRRTDRRAFGEQPVAAEVLERLRIAVEAEGAFLHVVRLDQMPMLAVVTADAAATEVVDPAYRDEVYRWTHRPPWAGDGVPPTVAVRQVPRRVMLRDHALDGDARLEPGRGNDRGAAYAVLFGPDDTPWSWLRAGEALSALLLTAVLEGLAAAPISDAIELAWPRRLMRDLLAGVGEPYLVVRLGIPAESGELPSVPRRAPDDVIEFAEREE, encoded by the coding sequence ATGACCCGCCACATCATCGAGCCGCTCGCGGAGGCGGCCCAGCGCGCGCTGCGGGCGCCGTCGGCGTTCAACTCCCAGCCGTGGCGATGGCGGGTCGGCGCCGGCACGCTCGATTTGTACGCCGACCGCGGGCGCCAGCTGCCCGTTACCGATCCCGACGGGCGCCTGCTGACGCTGGCCTGCGGGGCCGCCCTGCACCATGCGCGGGTCGCGCTGGCGGCCGCCGGGCACGAGGTCGAGGTGCGCCGGTTTCCCGAGCCGGCAGACGTAGACCGTGTCGCCCGGCTTCGCGTCACCGGCGTGCATAATCCGAGCGCGCACGACATCGCCCTCGACGAGGCGATCCCGGACCGGCGCACCGACCGGCGGGCGTTCGGCGAACAGCCGGTGGCGGCGGAGGTCCTGGAGCGCCTGCGCATCGCGGTGGAGGCGGAGGGCGCGTTCTTGCACGTCGTGCGCCTCGACCAGATGCCGATGCTCGCCGTTGTCACGGCGGACGCCGCCGCCACCGAGGTCGTCGACCCCGCCTACCGGGACGAGGTGTACCGGTGGACCCACCGTCCGCCGTGGGCGGGGGACGGCGTTCCACCCACCGTGGCGGTCCGCCAGGTGCCGCGCCGGGTGATGCTGCGTGACCACGCACTGGACGGCGACGCAAGGCTGGAGCCGGGCCGCGGCAACGATCGTGGCGCCGCGTACGCCGTGCTGTTCGGACCGGACGACACACCTTGGTCCTGGCTGCGGGCCGGTGAGGCGCTGTCCGCGCTGCTGCTCACCGCGGTGCTCGAGGGTCTGGCCGCCGCGCCGATCTCGGACGCGATCGAGCTGGCATGGCCACGGCGCCTGATGCGGGATCTGCTCGCCGGCGTCGGCGAGCCGTACCTCGTGGTGCGGCTGGGCATTCCGGCCGAGTCCGGCGAGCTGCCATCGGTGCCGCGCCGCGCCCCGGACGACGTCATCGAGTTCGCAGAACGGGAGGAGTAG